The Methanomicrobiales archaeon HGW-Methanomicrobiales-1 genome segment CGAGCAGGCGCTCGGCTTCAAGTCCAAAAAGGATATCGAGAAGTACGGTATCCAGAAGTTCATCGAGCAGTGCCGGGAGTTTGCGATCAAGAACAAACTCTTAATGGACGACCAGTTCGCCAATCTCGGGGTCTGGCTCGATTTCCCCGGAGCGTACAAGACCGTCATGCCCGAATACATTGAAGCGGCATGGTGGACACTTGCGAAGGCAGAAGACAAGGGCATGCTCGAACGCGGGTACCGGGTTGTGAACTGGTGCCCCCGGTGCGAGACGGCAATCGCTGACGCTGAAGTGGAATACGCAGACGAGAACGACCCCTCGGTTTTCGTCAAGTTCCCCCTCAAAGGAAAGCCAAATGAATTCCTTGTCATCTGGACAACAACCCCGTGGACCCTGCCGGCCAATGTTGCCGTAGCGATTTCAAAGGATTTCCTGTACGCAAAAGTGCTCGCCAAAAAAGACGAGAAAGAGACGCTTCTCTGGATTGCAGAGCCTCTTGTAAAGGCGGTGCTCAAGAAGGGGCGCTGCAAAGATTACTCCATTGTTGAGACAAAGAAGGGCGCCGAACTCGTGGGATGGGAATATGAATCCCCGCTCGCCTCCTGCGTACCGCTCCAGTGCGAGATCGCCCACAAAGTCCTTGCCGCAGATTTTGTTGAACTGGAAAATACCGGCATGGTGCATATCGCGCCCGGGCATGGCTGGGACGACTTCGTGCTCGGCACAAAAGAGGGGCTTGCCATTGTCTGCCCGGTGGATGGTGCCGGGAAATTTAAAGAAGAAGCCGGGATCTTTGCCGGCCAGTTCGTCCGGGATTCCAACGAGAACGTGCTGGTGGCTCTTGGGGATCACCTGTTTGCAAAGGAGATTATCACCCACCGCTACGGTCACTGCTGGCGCTGCAAGACCCCGATCATCTTCCGGGCCACCTCGCAGTGGTTCTTAAAGATCTCCGAGATGCGGGAACTGATGCTTAAGGAAGTCGAGAAGGTCACCTGGTATCCCGAATGGGCCGGCAGTGCACGCTTCTACGACTGGATCAAGGATGCCCGCGACTGGTGTATCTCGCGCCAGCGTTACTGGGGTATCCCGATCCCGGTCTGGGTCTGCCCGAAATGCGATGCCTACCGCGTCATCGGCACCATCGCGGAACTCGAGGAACGCAGCGGGAAACCACTTGCAGATCCGCACCGTCCGTATGTGGATGATGTCACGATCCCGTGCACCTGCGGCGGTACGATGAAACGGGTCGAGGATATCTTCGATGTCTGGTTCGATTCTGCCGTGGCTTCGTGGGCTACGGTCGGGTTCCCCGGAAAAACGCAGGACTTCGAGAACCTCTGGCCTGCTGATTTCATAACCGAAGGCCAGGACCAGACCCGGGGCTGGTTCTATTCCCAGCTCGGTGCCAGCACAATTGCGTTTGGCAAAGCGCCCTACAAGAGCGTCTGCATGCACGGGTTTGCCCTCGATGCCGAGGGAAAGAAGATGTCAAAAAGCCTCGGCAATGTAGTCACTCCTGAAGAAGTGATTGCAAAAGTGGGCGTGGATGTACTCAGGCTTTACATCCTCTCCTCTTCCGCACCGTGGGATGACCTCAAGTTCAACTGGGATGGTGTCGGCACGGTCAATCGTACGGCCAACATCCTCTGGAATGTGTACCGCTTCCCGGTACCGTACATGATCCTCGACAAATTCGAACCGGTAAACACCGGCGGGGTCTGGGACGATGCCTATATCCGCTCACACCTCCGGCAGATGGCCGACGAAGACCGTTTCATCATCTCCCGGATCAACTCGGTGGCTGCCACGGTCGATGCCGCGATCAAGGAGTGCCAGCTCCACCGGGCTACCCGGGAACTGATCAACTTCATCTTAGAAGATCTCTCGCGCTGGTATGTCCAGCTCGTCCGCGAACGGATGTGGCTCGAAGGCGAATCCGAGAGCAAGCACTTTGCCTACGAGACGATCTACTATGTCTTGCGCCGACTCATCGGCCTTCTCGCCCCGGTCTGCCCGCATATCACCGAAGAGATTTACCAGAACCTGCGGTGCGCAAACGATCCCGTGAGCGTGCACCTGCTCGACTGGAACAAAGGCGAACCCGCACTGGTTGACATCGCGCTCGAAGAGGCAGTCGGGATCGTCCGTTCATTTGATGAAGCATCTGCGAATGCCCGCCAGGCCGGCAAGCGCAAACTCCGCTGGCCGGTGGCTGAAGTGGTCGTAGTCACGGATTCCGAACCGGTCAAGGATGCGATCGGCAAGCGTCTCAACGCGGTCTGCAAGGACCGGGCCAATGCCAAGACCGTCCGCGTTGTAGCGGGCAGGTGGGAGCGTATCGGCTGGAAAGCAGAACCGGTCATGAAGGCACTCGGAAAAGGTTTCGGGAAAGATTCCTTTGCCGTAAAAACACTCATCGAGGGAGCAGATGGCAACCTGCTCAAGGCAGAGATCAGTGCCGGGCGAACGGTGAACCTTGGAGAAGGGGCTGCCGTCTTTGCTATCGGTGCCGATCACGTGACCTTTACCGAACTGCTCCCACCCGAAGTGTTCTCGGCGCCGATGCCGGATGCCACGGTATATGTCGACATTCAGTTGACTCCTGAACTGGAGGCAGAAGGCTATGCCCGAGAAGTGATCCGCAGGATAAACGAGATGCGCAAGCAGCTCGATCTCGCAGTCGAGGATTTCATCGTTGCCGATGCCGCTGTTGCAGATGAACGAATCTGTGCCCTGATACAGGATTCATGGCGTACGGGAATTATGGAAGAAGTGCGGGCACGGGAACTTGCAATTCATAATACCGGTGCAGCGGCAAAAACCTACGAGATGGTCAAAGACTGGGATGTCGAAGGCGTTGCGATGACGATTGGCATTTCGAAAACAGCATAAAATCTTTTTTTCACTTTTTTTTAAATAATTTCATCTTGCCGAAAATGAGGAAATTTGTTTTAAAAGTCCAGACCCGCCCGGTTACATGGGTGGCAGATTCTGTAAAATGGCCTGGAGGACTGCAATGATGATTTTCAGGAATATTGCCCAGTCAAACAAAACATCACCTCCTTTAAGGCGATATTTTCTAGTGTACTATAATGGTATTTATGGATTTCTGTTTTGATATATCAAAGCATTCTGGCTGGATTTATATTTTAAGAGAGATAATCGCCTTAACACGATTGATTGCACGGACCTGGCTTTTTACCGAGTGCATTGAACCGGGGATTGGTTGTCCCGGCCGTGAAATGTGTGGAAGTGAGAATCAGGTACAATATCAGTGCCTCGAAACAGCCACAGGAATCTTAAAAATATGAGAAAACCTGCCGCAATTCTTCAGGGGAATAACAGAAAACAGAACCCTGCTCACAGGGATCCAATTAATTTTTCCAGAAACACTTTTCCTTCATCGCTCGTGAACAGCGGAAGGTCCTTGTCCACCGTGACTGCACTCCGCTCCACAACAACGGTCTCTTCGGTAATCGGGTTGAACCCCTCTTTCTCGGTGAGCTTCTTGTACACCAGCACGCCACGGCGCTGCCAGGCCGGCGTCATGGCGAGATTGAATCCCCGCACGTGCATCATCTCGTGGAGTTCTTTTGAGGGAAGGCCCTTGAGATGTTCTGCGGCTTTCTTCCCGTTCATCCCTTCTTCGATCAGCACCTGCTGGCAGTAGCCGTTTATGTGGTTGCGCCATGCCTCGTTCTGCCGGTTGGCAAGATATTCCAGGGCAAATGCCGGTGTTGCTGGGATTACCCGGGCATCGAAAGAGAGCAGCGTAGTTCCCCCCAGTGCGAGCGTAAGTGAACTTGCGGCAAACGATGCCGCCACCGAATCGATCTTCTCCACCCGGCCATTGAACGGGAGCTGGGTGAAATACAGGCTGATCTCATCGGAGAATGTGAACGCGAAATCAGGATTCAGACCGCTCTCCGACAGGAGGGAACTGCAGACCATGCACATCGAAGTATTGAAAAACTCGTCAAATGGTTTTTCAAGACCGAGCGTTTCGGTCAGCCGGTGGAATGATCGCCCGTCAAGCCGTACGAAAATGGGGGGAATCGTCGTAAGATTTGAAAAAAGTTCACGGTTTTCCATGGAGAGACCATACAGGATGAGATAAAATATGGTGTGCGGGTTGTTCCCGCAGTTTTTGTGCGTTGTTACTCTTCGCCGTTGCCTGAGCCGGAGGAGAATGCACCCGGCAGATGACGGATCAGGACAATGTCATCAATAGCACTGATGATGCGGTACGGGATCTTGAGTCCCTTGTAGTTCTTCAGCTCGAAGAGCTGGTCGTTGACCTTGCCAACCACGACACCTTCAATTTTCTTGCTGTCAACATCGATGACAACATCCTCGACTTCGCCGACAAACATGCCTTTATCGGTGTAGATCTGGAGTCCGAACAAATCGGTAATCTGGCTTTCCATCGTTATCAGAGAGAGTATATACTTAAGAGTTAAAAAGATAATCCTTTCATATGGACGGATCTTTTCGGATCGGGCGTTTATTTGGGATTCCAATCCTGATTCATTACACATTCCTGTTAGTCATTCCCCTCTTTGCCTGGATCATCGGCAGCGAGATCCTGCCCACTACCGAGTTACTTAAGGGCATCTTCTCAGTACCGATAGACATCTCCGTCATCAGCAGCGGATTGATGCCATGGATCCTGGGCACCGTTGTCGCACTCGGGCTTTTTGCCGGCGTGCTCGTGCATGAGCTTGCCCATTCTGTGGTCGCGTTGCGCAAGGGGATCGCAATCAACAATATCACGCTCATGATCTTTGGCGGCATTGCACAGATGGAGGAAGGAACACCGGATCCCAAGGTTGAGCTCCCGATGGCGCTCGTGGGACCGATTGCGAGCCTTTTCGTCGGGTTCCTCTGCT includes the following:
- a CDS encoding isoleucine--tRNA ligase, whose protein sequence is MKEVAANFNAKVIESAIQENWRTNDTYATVKQHRSQGKPFFFVDGPPYTTGTIHLGTAWNKILKDSILRYHRMNGRHVIDRAGYDMHGLPIEVKVEQALGFKSKKDIEKYGIQKFIEQCREFAIKNKLLMDDQFANLGVWLDFPGAYKTVMPEYIEAAWWTLAKAEDKGMLERGYRVVNWCPRCETAIADAEVEYADENDPSVFVKFPLKGKPNEFLVIWTTTPWTLPANVAVAISKDFLYAKVLAKKDEKETLLWIAEPLVKAVLKKGRCKDYSIVETKKGAELVGWEYESPLASCVPLQCEIAHKVLAADFVELENTGMVHIAPGHGWDDFVLGTKEGLAIVCPVDGAGKFKEEAGIFAGQFVRDSNENVLVALGDHLFAKEIITHRYGHCWRCKTPIIFRATSQWFLKISEMRELMLKEVEKVTWYPEWAGSARFYDWIKDARDWCISRQRYWGIPIPVWVCPKCDAYRVIGTIAELEERSGKPLADPHRPYVDDVTIPCTCGGTMKRVEDIFDVWFDSAVASWATVGFPGKTQDFENLWPADFITEGQDQTRGWFYSQLGASTIAFGKAPYKSVCMHGFALDAEGKKMSKSLGNVVTPEEVIAKVGVDVLRLYILSSSAPWDDLKFNWDGVGTVNRTANILWNVYRFPVPYMILDKFEPVNTGGVWDDAYIRSHLRQMADEDRFIISRINSVAATVDAAIKECQLHRATRELINFILEDLSRWYVQLVRERMWLEGESESKHFAYETIYYVLRRLIGLLAPVCPHITEEIYQNLRCANDPVSVHLLDWNKGEPALVDIALEEAVGIVRSFDEASANARQAGKRKLRWPVAEVVVVTDSEPVKDAIGKRLNAVCKDRANAKTVRVVAGRWERIGWKAEPVMKALGKGFGKDSFAVKTLIEGADGNLLKAEISAGRTVNLGEGAAVFAIGADHVTFTELLPPEVFSAPMPDATVYVDIQLTPELEAEGYAREVIRRINEMRKQLDLAVEDFIVADAAVADERICALIQDSWRTGIMEEVRARELAIHNTGAAAKTYEMVKDWDVEGVAMTIGISKTA
- a CDS encoding tRNA 5'-guanylyltransferase, whose translation is MENRELFSNLTTIPPIFVRLDGRSFHRLTETLGLEKPFDEFFNTSMCMVCSSLLSESGLNPDFAFTFSDEISLYFTQLPFNGRVEKIDSVAASFAASSLTLALGGTTLLSFDARVIPATPAFALEYLANRQNEAWRNHINGYCQQVLIEEGMNGKKAAEHLKGLPSKELHEMMHVRGFNLAMTPAWQRRGVLVYKKLTEKEGFNPITEETVVVERSAVTVDKDLPLFTSDEGKVFLEKLIGSL
- a CDS encoding photosystem reaction center subunit H, which encodes MESQITDLFGLQIYTDKGMFVGEVEDVVIDVDSKKIEGVVVGKVNDQLFELKNYKGLKIPYRIISAIDDIVLIRHLPGAFSSGSGNGEE